From Candidatus Protochlamydia phocaeensis, one genomic window encodes:
- the rpsO gene encoding 30S ribosomal protein S15, producing the protein MSLDKGTKEEITKKFQLHEKDTGSADVQIAILTERITELTEHLKRSPKDHGSRLALLKLVGQRRRLLDYLNSTDTKRYQTLINKLKLRR; encoded by the coding sequence ATGTCACTAGACAAAGGTACCAAAGAAGAAATTACAAAAAAATTTCAGCTTCATGAGAAAGATACCGGTTCAGCCGACGTCCAAATCGCTATTTTGACAGAGCGCATTACGGAATTGACAGAGCACTTAAAAAGATCTCCAAAGGATCATGGATCTCGCTTGGCGCTTCTCAAATTAGTCGGTCAAAGACGTCGTCTACTCGATTATCTAAACTCAACAGACACAAAACGTTATCAAACGTTAATCAATAAGTTAAAGCTTAGAAGATGA
- the pnp gene encoding polyribonucleotide nucleotidyltransferase has translation MQRETISISVGEQEITLETGKIARQAGGAVIVRCGETIVFSTACAAPNADPTTDFLPLRVDYQEKFSSAGKTLGGFIKREGRPAEREILVSRLIDRPLRPMFEEGYYNEVQVLSYVWSYDGVHSPDPLAICGASAALVISDIPLIKPVGAVRVGFSDGQFIVNPTVEQQKKSKLDLMLAGTEDAVLMIEGSCDFLTEEQVLEAIEQGHQAIKGICHALSQWQAKVGKPKNRETLRKLPAELYEDVEKIAAPLLEQALRIGEKKKREESLGLVTQAVKEAFLPAGEEPKYPEKDVTYALKEISSKMMRRMILNENLRSDGRQSTQIRPIDIEQSMLPRAHGSSLFTRGETQALAVCTLGGESMAQRYEDLEGEGSQRFYLQYFFPPFSVGEVGRLGAPGRREIGHGKLAERALMALIPPKEQFPYTIRLESNITESNGSSSMATVCGGCLALMDAGVPIKRPVAGIAMGLILENDRYIILSDILGIEDALGDMDFKVTGDQQGITAFQMDIKVEGITIEIMRAALQQAKDGRVHILNKMLSVVPKYKEQMSRYAPRIETVQIKPSKIATVIGPGGKQIRAIIEQTGVQIDINDDGLVSIAAADLESIEKAKAIIHGLTAEIEIGKIYSGKATSIAPFGVFVEILPGKEGLCHISEFDVSRINNLADYVKQGDIVTVKVLDINERGQIKLSRKATLGG, from the coding sequence ATGCAACGTGAAACTATATCTATTTCAGTTGGCGAACAAGAAATTACCTTGGAAACCGGTAAAATCGCACGTCAAGCTGGCGGAGCGGTGATTGTTCGCTGTGGCGAAACCATTGTTTTTTCCACCGCATGCGCGGCTCCCAATGCTGATCCCACTACCGATTTCTTACCTCTTCGTGTAGATTATCAGGAAAAATTCTCTTCTGCAGGAAAAACTTTAGGCGGTTTCATTAAAAGAGAAGGACGTCCCGCAGAACGCGAAATCTTAGTGTCCCGTTTGATTGACCGTCCTTTGCGCCCCATGTTTGAAGAGGGCTACTACAACGAAGTTCAGGTTCTGTCTTATGTGTGGTCATATGACGGTGTGCATTCTCCCGATCCATTGGCGATCTGCGGTGCGTCGGCAGCCCTTGTCATTTCAGATATCCCCTTAATTAAACCCGTCGGCGCTGTCCGAGTAGGCTTCAGCGATGGGCAATTTATCGTCAATCCCACAGTGGAACAGCAGAAAAAATCCAAATTGGACCTTATGCTGGCTGGAACGGAAGATGCCGTTCTCATGATTGAAGGGTCTTGCGACTTCCTAACCGAAGAGCAGGTATTGGAAGCCATTGAGCAAGGGCATCAGGCGATCAAGGGAATTTGCCACGCTTTAAGTCAGTGGCAAGCCAAAGTGGGCAAACCAAAGAATCGCGAAACATTGCGCAAGCTTCCTGCAGAGCTTTATGAAGACGTCGAAAAGATTGCCGCTCCCCTATTAGAACAAGCTTTGCGCATCGGCGAGAAGAAGAAACGCGAAGAATCTTTAGGACTAGTTACGCAAGCCGTCAAAGAAGCCTTCCTGCCAGCGGGAGAAGAGCCAAAATATCCGGAAAAAGACGTGACTTATGCCTTGAAAGAGATTTCATCTAAAATGATGCGCCGCATGATTTTAAATGAGAATTTAAGATCGGATGGCCGCCAGTCTACCCAGATTCGCCCTATTGACATCGAACAAAGCATGCTTCCCCGTGCCCATGGAAGCTCGCTATTTACGCGAGGCGAAACACAGGCCCTCGCCGTGTGTACGCTTGGCGGCGAGAGCATGGCACAGCGCTATGAAGATCTCGAAGGAGAAGGTAGCCAGCGCTTCTATTTGCAATACTTTTTCCCTCCTTTCTCCGTAGGAGAAGTGGGACGTCTGGGAGCTCCAGGCAGACGGGAAATTGGACATGGTAAGCTAGCTGAACGGGCATTAATGGCCTTGATACCGCCTAAGGAGCAATTCCCTTACACAATCCGCCTTGAGTCCAATATCACAGAATCTAACGGATCTTCTTCTATGGCTACTGTTTGCGGTGGATGCTTGGCCTTAATGGATGCCGGTGTGCCTATCAAACGTCCAGTTGCTGGAATAGCAATGGGGCTGATTTTGGAAAATGATCGCTATATTATTTTATCCGATATCTTAGGGATCGAAGATGCTTTAGGCGACATGGACTTCAAAGTAACAGGCGATCAGCAAGGCATTACTGCTTTCCAAATGGACATTAAAGTAGAAGGTATTACAATTGAGATTATGCGGGCAGCTCTTCAACAAGCCAAAGATGGCCGTGTCCACATTCTCAATAAGATGCTCTCAGTTGTTCCAAAATATAAAGAACAAATGTCCCGCTATGCTCCCCGCATTGAAACCGTTCAAATTAAGCCTAGCAAAATTGCAACGGTTATCGGTCCGGGCGGTAAGCAAATTCGCGCCATTATTGAGCAGACAGGCGTTCAAATTGATATCAATGACGATGGCTTAGTCAGCATTGCTGCCGCCGATTTGGAGAGCATTGAAAAAGCTAAGGCCATTATCCATGGCCTAACTGCAGAAATTGAAATTGGAAAAATTTATTCCGGCAAGGCGACTTCCATTGCTCCTTTCGGCGTATTTGTCGAAATTCTTCCCGGTAAAGAAGGGCTCTGCCATATTTCCGAGTTTGATGTCAGCCGCATCAATAATTTGGCAGATTATGTCAAGCAAGGGGATATCGTCACGGTAAAGGTTCTCGATATCAACGAACGTGGCCAAATCAAGTTAAGCCGCAAGGCCACTTTAGGCGGTTAA
- a CDS encoding regulator of G-protein signaling domain-containing protein produces MIAFQTKYKDVLASDPALKEKFDQVCQKHGRSFNFALSFPPMKQAYAEFIKGECSSETLSFYDIVNEFKKNPTLQKAKEIRQNYIEVPDDSPFIEINIPGATKKDLLEELDKGGVPSSGVFDKAQAKIYDLMLTDSFVRFKKSGSFKEFTS; encoded by the coding sequence ATGATAGCCTTTCAAACAAAATATAAGGATGTTCTGGCAAGTGATCCTGCCTTAAAAGAAAAATTTGATCAAGTCTGTCAAAAACATGGAAGAAGCTTTAATTTTGCCCTTTCTTTTCCACCTATGAAACAAGCGTATGCCGAATTTATAAAAGGGGAATGTTCTTCGGAAACCTTGTCTTTTTATGACATTGTTAACGAATTTAAAAAGAACCCCACTTTGCAAAAGGCAAAAGAAATCAGGCAGAACTATATAGAAGTTCCAGACGATAGTCCTTTTATCGAAATTAATATTCCAGGCGCAACAAAGAAGGATTTATTAGAGGAATTAGACAAAGGGGGTGTGCCATCAAGCGGAGTTTTTGACAAAGCTCAAGCAAAAATCTACGACCTTATGTTGACCGATTCTTTTGTGAGATTTAAGAAGAGCGGATCGTTTAAAGAATTTACGTCTTGA
- a CDS encoding glycosyltransferase family 2 protein has protein sequence MLGRLKIVIPSFNSVKYLPKTLHSIETQTFKAYDVCIVDDASTIPQQRQIIEEFCQRHSSWRALFHSHNQGALVSIIDGINGLDCQDEDVIVIIDGDDWLANDQALQIIADTYQSPDVYLTYGSFETYPKDCINITYAAPIGEEVIEKQLYRHIRWVFHHPKTFKYFLWKQVKDEDLRNGEGNYYMVTSDRALFYPLLEMAGRHIRFIDKILYIYNLENPLNDHKINRDEQYFEELYIKSRTKYPPLR, from the coding sequence ATGTTAGGCCGTTTAAAAATAGTTATCCCTTCTTTCAACAGCGTTAAATATCTTCCCAAGACTTTGCATTCAATTGAAACGCAGACTTTCAAGGCTTACGATGTCTGTATAGTCGACGATGCCTCTACCATTCCTCAACAGCGTCAAATTATTGAAGAATTTTGCCAAAGACATTCTTCTTGGCGCGCACTTTTTCATTCCCATAATCAAGGGGCTTTAGTAAGCATCATCGATGGCATTAATGGGCTAGATTGTCAAGACGAGGATGTGATTGTCATTATCGATGGAGATGATTGGCTTGCCAATGACCAAGCTTTGCAGATTATTGCCGATACCTATCAATCTCCTGATGTTTATCTCACTTATGGATCTTTTGAGACGTATCCAAAGGATTGCATTAATATTACTTATGCAGCCCCCATTGGAGAAGAAGTGATTGAAAAACAACTGTACAGACATATTAGATGGGTCTTTCATCACCCAAAAACTTTCAAATATTTTCTTTGGAAGCAAGTAAAAGATGAAGATTTGCGCAACGGAGAAGGCAATTATTATATGGTCACAAGCGATCGGGCACTTTTTTATCCGTTGCTTGAAATGGCTGGGCGGCATATTCGCTTTATTGACAAGATTCTTTACATTTACAATCTCGAAAATCCCTTGAACGATCATAAAATTAATCGCGATGAGCAATATTTCGAAGAACTCTATATTAAATCTCGTACCAAATATCCTCCTCTCAGGTAA
- a CDS encoding glycosyltransferase family 2 protein: MKGQFKIVVPSFNSVNFIPKTLASIESQTNKNYQVCVIDDCSTLEKQREIISEFCQRNQWKSIFHTKNEGALAGIVEAIHSLNCQDDDVIVMLDGDDWLYDEHVLEKLDKIYTEEDVYLTWGQFQTYPPNCIKMNYALPIPEIVIEQQLYREIVDIFGHLKTYKYRLFREIKDEDLRDPQTGEYFRVSWDKALMYPMLEMAGYKVRFVPDLLYVYNIVNPLSDYKINRKEQIIATDYIRSKPHYKRIF; encoded by the coding sequence ATGAAAGGTCAATTTAAAATTGTGGTCCCTTCTTTTAATAGCGTCAATTTTATTCCAAAAACGCTTGCTTCAATAGAAAGCCAAACAAATAAAAATTACCAGGTTTGCGTCATTGATGATTGCTCGACTTTGGAAAAACAACGGGAAATTATTTCCGAATTCTGTCAGAGGAATCAATGGAAGTCTATTTTTCATACTAAAAATGAAGGAGCGCTAGCCGGAATAGTCGAAGCAATCCATAGCTTGAACTGTCAAGATGACGATGTCATCGTCATGCTAGATGGAGATGATTGGCTATATGATGAGCATGTCCTAGAAAAACTAGATAAGATTTATACGGAAGAAGACGTCTATTTGACTTGGGGACAATTTCAAACCTATCCGCCAAATTGCATCAAGATGAATTATGCCCTTCCCATTCCAGAAATTGTCATCGAGCAGCAATTATACAGGGAAATTGTGGATATTTTTGGCCACTTGAAGACCTATAAATATCGCTTATTTAGAGAGATTAAAGATGAAGATTTGCGCGACCCGCAGACAGGTGAATATTTTCGTGTTTCATGGGACAAAGCCTTGATGTACCCCATGCTAGAAATGGCTGGTTATAAAGTCCGCTTTGTACCCGATCTCTTGTATGTTTATAATATTGTCAATCCGTTAAGCGATTACAAGATCAATCGCAAAGAGCAAATCATCGCGACTGATTACATCCGCTCTAAGCCTCATTATAAGAGGATTTTTTAA